The proteins below come from a single Chitinophaga pinensis DSM 2588 genomic window:
- a CDS encoding phosphatidylinositol-specific phospholipase C — MKTQRFMPVAGILLSTVFFSACSKEDVVQPASTLRVENEVAVTVQAAAVAMNSWMTSLADNTSLAALSIPGTHDSGARNEPVSGTAKCQDLTIAQQLEAGVRFLDIRCRHIGNAFAIHHGSIYQNLNFDDVLGACTSFLAAHPKETIVMSVKEEYDATDNTRSFEQTFDTYVQKYSSYWSTGATIPTLGQVRGKIVLLRRFGATSTPKGIEATSWADNTTFTINNSNASLKVQDQYVVPDNNAKWTNATNLFTESSTQSNNTLYINFTSGYKSLIFSIPSITTVSNAINPKINTYFTTNTHGRYGIIPMDFVNADRASLIVNTNF, encoded by the coding sequence ATGAAAACACAACGTTTCATGCCCGTTGCAGGAATTCTGCTGTCTACTGTATTCTTTTCTGCATGTTCCAAAGAGGATGTCGTTCAACCGGCATCTACACTTCGTGTTGAGAACGAAGTAGCTGTAACAGTGCAAGCTGCAGCGGTGGCTATGAACAGCTGGATGACCAGCCTGGCCGACAATACCAGCCTCGCCGCATTGTCTATCCCGGGTACACACGACAGTGGCGCCCGTAATGAACCTGTATCCGGTACCGCAAAATGCCAGGACCTTACCATCGCACAACAGCTGGAAGCAGGTGTACGTTTCCTGGACATCCGTTGCCGCCACATTGGTAACGCCTTCGCGATCCACCATGGTTCTATCTACCAGAACCTGAACTTTGATGATGTACTGGGCGCTTGTACCAGCTTCCTGGCAGCACATCCGAAAGAAACCATCGTTATGAGTGTAAAGGAGGAGTATGATGCTACCGACAATACCCGTTCATTCGAGCAGACTTTCGACACTTATGTACAGAAATATTCCAGCTACTGGTCTACCGGCGCTACTATCCCAACCCTGGGACAGGTAAGAGGAAAGATCGTACTACTGAGAAGATTTGGTGCGACTTCCACACCTAAAGGTATCGAGGCTACCAGCTGGGCTGATAACACAACTTTCACGATCAACAACAGCAATGCTTCCCTGAAAGTACAGGACCAGTACGTAGTGCCTGATAATAACGCAAAGTGGACAAACGCTACTAACCTGTTCACCGAGTCCAGCACACAGAGCAACAACACCCTGTACATCAACTTTACCAGCGGTTACAAATCACTGATCTTTAGTATTCCAAGCATCACGACTGTATCCAACGCGATCAATCCAAAGATCAATACCTATTTCACTACCAATACACATGGCAGATATGGTATTATCCCGATGGATTTTGTAAATGCGGACAGGGCATCCCTGATTGTAAATACTAATTTCTAA
- a CDS encoding DUF2911 domain-containing protein, with protein MKPLFRYLSAGCSLLLCAQLSFAQGVKMPAPSPGQTIHQDFALSFVEVNYSRPAIKGRKVMGDLVPFDKVWRTGANGATVITFGDDVKFGGTEVKAGKYGLLTIPGKSEWTVILTKSLDVTSPAAYKPENDVVRVKVKPTSLPYAVENFMITFDDIESSSANLLLIWEKTMVSVPLTAEVDSKVVAQLDAAMKGDKKPYFQAASYYYETNRDLKQALVWVEEAVKENPTAFWIATLKARIQAKSGDKKAAKATAEKAIELAKTAKNDDYVVINQKIIASL; from the coding sequence ATGAAACCTTTATTCCGTTACCTGTCAGCTGGTTGCTCCCTGCTGCTGTGTGCTCAGTTATCTTTCGCTCAGGGCGTTAAAATGCCAGCTCCGAGCCCTGGACAGACTATCCACCAGGATTTCGCATTGTCTTTCGTTGAAGTAAACTACTCACGTCCTGCTATCAAAGGCAGAAAAGTAATGGGTGACCTCGTTCCTTTCGACAAAGTATGGAGAACCGGTGCAAACGGCGCAACTGTTATCACCTTCGGCGATGACGTAAAATTTGGCGGTACCGAAGTGAAAGCAGGTAAATACGGTCTGCTGACCATCCCAGGTAAATCTGAGTGGACAGTAATCCTGACAAAAAGCCTCGATGTAACCAGCCCTGCTGCTTACAAACCAGAGAATGACGTGGTACGCGTGAAAGTGAAACCAACTTCACTGCCTTACGCTGTAGAAAACTTCATGATCACTTTTGATGATATTGAATCATCTTCTGCAAACCTCCTGCTGATCTGGGAAAAGACCATGGTATCTGTTCCGCTGACAGCTGAAGTTGACAGCAAAGTAGTTGCACAACTGGACGCAGCGATGAAAGGTGATAAAAAACCTTACTTCCAGGCAGCTTCTTACTATTATGAAACCAACCGTGACCTGAAACAGGCACTGGTATGGGTGGAAGAAGCAGTAAAAGAAAATCCGACTGCCTTCTGGATCGCTACACTGAAAGCACGTATCCAGGCTAAATCCGGTGATAAAAAAGCGGCTAAAGCTACTGCAGAGAAAGCCATCGAACTGGCAAAAACTGCAAAAAATGATGACTATGTAGTGATCAATCAGAAGATTATCGCTTCTTTATAA
- a CDS encoding RNA polymerase sigma-70 factor — MLPLNNTDIVNGVRNRDKQVFEVIFNQFSPSMYSIALRYLRDQDEAQDVVQDVFLNLWRTADNLDERAPVQHYLARATVNTCLNRIKKAQRQQQYAKEQQFTSTESTVEHLLLEHKELEAQYLSILEKLPDQCRRVFEMSRFKGLSPTEISQQLNISINTVYTHLTTALKKIRLGLLNQQ; from the coding sequence ATGCTGCCGCTCAACAATACAGATATAGTTAATGGGGTCCGGAACAGGGATAAACAGGTTTTTGAAGTCATATTCAATCAGTTTTCACCCTCCATGTATAGTATCGCCCTGCGATACCTGCGTGACCAGGACGAAGCACAGGATGTTGTGCAGGATGTGTTCCTGAATCTATGGCGCACAGCTGACAACCTGGATGAACGCGCCCCCGTGCAACATTATCTGGCCAGGGCCACAGTCAATACCTGCCTTAACCGGATTAAAAAGGCGCAAAGACAGCAACAGTATGCGAAAGAGCAGCAATTCACTTCCACGGAATCTACAGTCGAACACTTGCTGCTGGAGCATAAGGAATTGGAAGCCCAATATTTATCTATCCTTGAGAAATTACCAGATCAATGCCGCCGGGTATTTGAAATGAGCCGGTTCAAGGGTTTGTCTCCTACCGAAATTTCCCAGCAACTGAATATTTCCATCAACACGGTCTATACACACCTGACCACCGCGCTGAAAAAAATCAGACTCGGTTTGTTAAACCAGCAGTAA
- a CDS encoding PIG-L family deacetylase translates to MVKGFCLTLISGLVAVTAWAQRSPLINAADIKLQLKKLDTLGSVLYIAAHPDDENTRLLGYLAKDKLYRTGYLSLTRGDGGQNLVGDEQGELLGLIRTQELLAARRIDGAEQFFTRALDFGFSKNPAETFTIWDKEKILGDVVWMIRKFQPDVIVCRFPPDSRAGHGHHTASAMLAEEAFEAAADPKRYPEQLKQLKPWKAHRIMWNSFNWGGAIDNSAGLLYELNVGTFNYLLGRGYGEIAAESRSQHKSQGFGVAATRGSSYEYFAPVKGDKPVYSLLDGVNTTWTRIAGGKPIGEMVDKAQANFNIEDPAASVPALLEIRKAIQALPEGYWRTQKLKETEDLLLACAGLWMEAYSNAQVVVPGQPMQGSVQLLCNSNANVMVDQITFGGKDTVFNKLPLEFNRLRTINESMTLPAGLAESQPYWLQDPHPIGIYTIKDPMMVGYPENKPALEAVIKLRINGEQLTVTRPVQYKFTDPVKGELYEPLVVAPPVVATLNNSVFIFTQTQSQPVQVKLRAMGLPNKGTIRLQLPAGFTSQEAEQSYELSSKGDETAVTFHIAPQKVAGINRTDTLRVEIRSEGKVYTQSIRTIAYDHIPDINIFPEAIARLVTVDLQRNGRKLGYISGAGDMVAASLRQVGYEVTILDEKEIMNGDLQQYDAIIAGVRVYNINPRIKYWQPRLMEYVKNGGTYLVQYNVSSPLVTTDIGPYPFTLTRDRVTDENAAVGILQPQNEVMHYPNKITDRDFDGWIQERGLYFTQMADASYQKLFAMHDKGEEDLQGSTLVANYGKGRYVYTSLAFFRELPAGVPGAYRLFVNLISKKK, encoded by the coding sequence ATGGTAAAAGGATTCTGTTTAACACTGATTTCAGGACTGGTCGCCGTTACCGCATGGGCTCAACGCTCTCCGCTGATCAATGCGGCAGATATAAAACTGCAACTCAAAAAATTAGATACGCTGGGTAGCGTATTATATATCGCCGCTCATCCTGACGATGAGAATACCCGCCTGTTGGGATACCTGGCGAAAGACAAGTTATATCGTACCGGCTATCTCTCTCTCACCAGGGGAGATGGTGGTCAGAACCTCGTAGGGGACGAACAAGGCGAATTACTGGGACTGATCCGTACCCAGGAATTGCTCGCTGCCCGCCGTATTGATGGCGCAGAACAGTTCTTCACCCGCGCACTGGATTTTGGCTTCTCCAAGAATCCGGCAGAGACATTCACCATCTGGGATAAAGAAAAGATCCTGGGGGATGTAGTCTGGATGATCCGTAAATTCCAGCCGGACGTTATTGTATGCCGTTTCCCGCCGGACAGTCGTGCGGGTCATGGTCATCATACCGCATCTGCTATGCTGGCTGAAGAAGCTTTCGAAGCAGCGGCAGATCCAAAACGTTATCCTGAGCAGCTGAAACAGCTGAAGCCATGGAAAGCACATCGTATTATGTGGAATAGCTTCAACTGGGGTGGTGCGATCGATAATTCCGCCGGACTGCTATACGAACTGAACGTGGGTACCTTCAATTACCTGCTGGGTCGTGGTTATGGTGAGATTGCCGCTGAAAGCCGCTCACAGCATAAGAGCCAGGGTTTTGGTGTTGCTGCAACAAGAGGTAGCTCCTACGAATATTTCGCTCCTGTAAAAGGAGATAAACCTGTGTATAGTCTGCTGGATGGGGTGAATACCACCTGGACCCGTATCGCTGGTGGTAAGCCGATCGGGGAGATGGTTGACAAGGCGCAGGCCAACTTCAATATAGAAGATCCTGCTGCTTCCGTACCAGCCCTGCTGGAAATCCGTAAAGCCATACAGGCCCTGCCGGAAGGTTACTGGCGTACGCAGAAACTGAAAGAGACAGAAGACCTGCTGCTGGCTTGTGCCGGTCTCTGGATGGAAGCCTACAGCAATGCGCAGGTAGTCGTACCTGGACAGCCGATGCAGGGTAGCGTACAGTTGCTGTGCAACAGTAATGCTAATGTTATGGTTGATCAGATCACTTTCGGTGGAAAGGATACCGTATTTAATAAACTGCCACTGGAGTTTAACCGTCTGCGTACTATCAATGAATCTATGACCCTGCCAGCCGGACTGGCGGAGTCACAGCCTTACTGGTTACAGGATCCACATCCGATTGGCATCTATACGATCAAAGATCCGATGATGGTGGGTTATCCGGAGAACAAACCCGCGCTGGAAGCCGTGATCAAACTGCGTATCAATGGAGAGCAGCTGACCGTTACCAGACCGGTACAATACAAATTTACCGATCCTGTTAAGGGGGAATTATATGAGCCATTGGTGGTTGCGCCACCGGTAGTGGCTACACTGAACAACAGCGTATTCATTTTCACCCAGACCCAGTCTCAGCCTGTACAGGTAAAACTGCGTGCGATGGGACTGCCCAATAAAGGCACAATACGGCTGCAGTTGCCTGCCGGCTTTACCAGCCAGGAAGCAGAGCAGTCCTATGAACTGTCTTCCAAAGGAGACGAAACAGCGGTAACTTTCCATATCGCACCGCAGAAAGTGGCCGGTATCAATCGTACCGATACCCTGCGCGTAGAGATCCGTAGTGAAGGAAAAGTATATACACAAAGCATCCGCACGATTGCATACGATCACATCCCTGACATCAATATCTTCCCTGAAGCAATTGCAAGACTGGTAACAGTCGACCTGCAACGTAACGGCCGTAAACTGGGATATATTTCCGGTGCAGGCGATATGGTGGCTGCTTCTCTCAGACAGGTAGGCTACGAAGTAACGATCCTGGATGAAAAGGAAATCATGAACGGCGATCTGCAACAATATGATGCGATCATTGCCGGTGTAAGGGTATATAATATTAATCCACGTATCAAATACTGGCAGCCCCGCCTGATGGAATATGTTAAGAACGGCGGTACCTACCTGGTACAGTATAATGTCAGTTCTCCACTGGTGACCACTGATATCGGACCTTATCCGTTTACGCTTACCCGTGACCGTGTAACCGATGAAAATGCAGCTGTCGGCATCCTGCAACCACAGAATGAAGTCATGCATTATCCCAATAAGATAACAGACCGTGACTTTGACGGATGGATACAGGAAAGAGGTCTTTACTTTACGCAGATGGCGGATGCTTCTTACCAGAAGCTCTTCGCGATGCATGATAAAGGAGAAGAAGACCTGCAGGGTTCTACCCTGGTAGCGAATTACGGTAAAGGCAGATATGTGTACACATCATTGGCCTTCTTCCGTGAACTGCCAGCTGGTGTACCAGGCGCCTATCGCTTATTTGTGAATCTTATTTCAAAGAAGAAATAA
- a CDS encoding DMT family protein: protein MRTVILLLISNTFMTFAWYGHLKFENVPLWKVILVSWGIAFFEYCFMVPANRFGAQEGFTGFQLKTIQEVITLTVFSLFAVFILKEPLRWNYLVSFLFILGAVYFMFKK, encoded by the coding sequence ATGCGTACAGTTATTCTTCTACTGATTTCCAATACATTCATGACCTTCGCCTGGTATGGCCACCTGAAATTCGAAAACGTTCCGCTCTGGAAAGTGATCCTCGTCAGCTGGGGCATTGCCTTCTTCGAATACTGCTTCATGGTACCCGCTAACCGCTTTGGTGCACAGGAAGGTTTTACCGGGTTCCAGCTGAAAACCATCCAGGAAGTAATTACCCTTACAGTGTTCAGCCTTTTCGCCGTCTTTATCCTGAAAGAACCGCTACGGTGGAACTATCTCGTCTCATTTCTCTTCATCCTCGGCGCCGTCTACTTCATGTTTAAGAAGTGA
- a CDS encoding response regulator transcription factor — MVNNIKVAIADDHKIFRSGVINTLTPYENITVVFEAEDGAHLLEIMEEQQPDVILMDLKMPNMDGIEATKKVREKYANVKVIVLTMYEDDNFIVHLIENGANAYLLKNAEPNEIYEAICTTYEKGFYFNENVNLALLKKVMHKNKQHFKPTFRNEVQLTDRELEVLRLICNEHTTQEISKEIFLSPRTVEGLRQKLLEKTGAKNIVGLVMHAFRNGIIE; from the coding sequence ATGGTGAACAACATTAAGGTGGCTATTGCCGATGATCATAAGATCTTCCGCAGCGGTGTTATTAATACCCTCACCCCCTACGAGAATATAACTGTGGTGTTTGAAGCTGAAGATGGGGCCCACCTGCTGGAGATAATGGAAGAGCAACAGCCTGATGTTATCCTGATGGACCTGAAAATGCCCAATATGGACGGCATTGAAGCCACCAAAAAAGTGCGTGAAAAATACGCCAATGTTAAAGTAATCGTACTAACCATGTACGAAGACGATAACTTCATTGTACACCTCATTGAAAACGGCGCTAACGCCTATCTGCTGAAAAATGCAGAACCTAATGAGATATACGAAGCCATCTGCACGACCTACGAAAAAGGGTTCTACTTCAATGAAAATGTGAACCTGGCCCTGCTCAAAAAAGTCATGCACAAAAACAAACAGCACTTCAAGCCCACTTTCAGAAATGAAGTGCAGCTCACCGACCGTGAGCTCGAAGTACTGCGCCTTATCTGTAATGAACACACCACCCAGGAAATATCTAAAGAAATATTCCTGAGCCCGCGTACTGTAGAAGGCCTCCGGCAGAAACTCCTGGAAAAAACAGGCGCTAAAAATATCGTCGGCCTGGTCATGCACGCTTTCAGAAACGGAATAATTGAATGA
- the xerD gene encoding site-specific tyrosine recombinase XerD: MWDAYLKGFRSYLQLERSLSANSIEAYLRDVEKLVQYLQSVNIQPPPDQVSLSDLQSCVRWIATLGMTATSQARIISGIKAFYRYLALEDVVRQDPTILLEAPKTKRQLPDVLSFEEIEQIIGQIKAGTPEGQRNRAILETMYSCGLRVSEVTNLQISQLHFDAGFIRVVGKGDKERLVPIGSDAVKYINIYKDEVRVHVPVKKGQEDILFLNRRGSALTRVMIFLVIKELTAAAGIDKQVSPHTFRHSFATHLVEGGADLRAVQEMLGHESITTTEIYTHLDREYLRDTLQRFHPRF; encoded by the coding sequence ATGTGGGACGCTTATCTCAAAGGATTCAGGTCATATCTTCAGCTGGAACGTTCACTTTCCGCCAACTCCATCGAGGCTTATCTCCGCGATGTAGAAAAGCTGGTCCAGTACCTGCAATCCGTTAATATACAACCCCCTCCCGACCAGGTATCACTCTCCGATCTGCAATCCTGCGTACGCTGGATAGCCACCCTGGGCATGACTGCCACCTCCCAGGCCCGCATTATTTCTGGAATCAAGGCATTTTACCGCTACCTCGCACTGGAAGATGTCGTCCGCCAGGACCCCACTATCCTGCTGGAAGCCCCTAAAACCAAAAGACAGTTGCCCGATGTACTCAGTTTTGAGGAAATAGAGCAGATTATCGGACAAATAAAGGCTGGTACGCCTGAAGGACAAAGAAACCGGGCCATCCTGGAAACAATGTACAGCTGTGGACTCCGCGTCAGCGAAGTGACCAATCTACAAATCTCCCAGCTCCATTTTGACGCCGGCTTCATCCGGGTGGTCGGTAAGGGTGATAAGGAAAGATTAGTCCCTATCGGAAGCGACGCCGTGAAATACATTAATATATATAAGGATGAGGTCAGGGTCCATGTTCCTGTCAAAAAAGGACAGGAAGACATCCTTTTCCTGAACCGCCGGGGCAGCGCGCTGACCCGTGTCATGATATTCCTTGTCATTAAAGAACTGACTGCCGCCGCTGGTATTGACAAACAGGTTTCCCCCCATACCTTCCGGCACTCTTTTGCGACTCACCTGGTAGAAGGCGGAGCAGATCTCCGGGCCGTTCAGGAAATGCTTGGCCATGAGAGTATTACCACCACGGAGATCTATACACACCTTGACAGGGAGTATCTTAGAGATACCTTACAGCGGTTTCACCCCCGGTTTTAG
- a CDS encoding carboxypeptidase-like regulatory domain-containing protein, whose translation MKTTKFGLSALVAMVIGAMAFNSFDGGTISGKVTPVDGATEVWAISGMDTLKAPVTDGAFSVQSAKAGSYTVIIDAKDPYKDATLKDVKVEDGKVTDLGEIKLD comes from the coding sequence ATGAAAACGACAAAGTTTGGCCTATCGGCACTTGTCGCCATGGTAATTGGAGCAATGGCCTTCAATTCCTTTGACGGGGGAACCATCAGTGGCAAAGTGACGCCGGTAGACGGAGCAACGGAAGTCTGGGCCATTTCAGGCATGGATACGTTGAAAGCTCCAGTCACCGACGGCGCTTTTTCAGTACAGTCTGCTAAGGCAGGCTCCTATACCGTGATTATCGACGCTAAAGATCCTTATAAAGACGCCACCCTGAAAGACGTGAAAGTCGAAGACGGCAAAGTAACAGACCTGGGTGAAATAAAGCTGGATTAA
- a CDS encoding FecR family protein: MKQQPDIDVVIRYLEEPGNEEHKRSLDEWLQLDAANLDIFLETKALWQGDVLPTAASYDVAHQWQLIDAQLTATTIPAVTATLPPVQPVQTVQAPAKGKVRALSTRTWWAAAAAAIVIAAAVIIYRQPLYIAQQTAQNTDSLLLPDGTRLYLNAHTSVKYPRNFQKNSRDVFVQQGEVFVDVKHMPEKPFSVHLKNVDIEVLGTSFDVKETKQGVKVFVQSGKVKAVYKNGKKSVVLTPGEEAEMLLAGTTISTRHHRNNNPIAWKTGQLTFVDAPLSEVADVLEDYYKVKIVVAEGLADKKLLATFHKESLSEVLDILSKTLQVKAVQKDSLVEIY, translated from the coding sequence ATGAAACAGCAACCTGATATCGATGTCGTTATCCGCTACCTGGAGGAACCAGGGAATGAGGAGCACAAACGTTCACTGGATGAATGGTTGCAGCTGGATGCTGCCAATCTGGATATCTTCCTGGAAACGAAAGCTTTGTGGCAAGGAGACGTATTGCCCACGGCTGCTTCCTACGATGTCGCACATCAATGGCAGTTAATCGACGCACAGCTCACAGCTACCACTATCCCTGCCGTAACAGCAACCCTGCCTCCTGTACAACCGGTACAGACAGTACAGGCCCCTGCCAAAGGAAAGGTCAGAGCCCTGTCTACCCGTACCTGGTGGGCAGCCGCAGCAGCAGCTATCGTGATAGCAGCGGCAGTCATCATCTACCGCCAACCTTTATATATAGCGCAACAAACCGCTCAGAATACAGACAGTCTTTTACTGCCCGACGGCACCCGTTTATACCTGAATGCCCACACCAGCGTGAAATACCCCCGCAATTTCCAGAAAAACAGCAGGGACGTATTTGTACAACAGGGTGAAGTATTCGTAGATGTAAAGCACATGCCGGAAAAACCCTTCTCCGTCCACCTGAAAAACGTTGACATCGAAGTATTGGGTACCTCTTTTGATGTAAAAGAAACCAAACAAGGTGTAAAAGTCTTCGTACAGAGCGGAAAAGTAAAAGCCGTATATAAAAATGGTAAAAAGTCTGTAGTCCTCACTCCCGGCGAAGAAGCAGAAATGCTGCTGGCAGGTACGACTATCAGCACCCGTCATCACCGGAACAATAATCCAATCGCCTGGAAAACAGGCCAGCTCACCTTTGTGGATGCTCCGCTTTCAGAAGTGGCTGACGTACTGGAAGATTACTATAAAGTAAAGATTGTTGTTGCTGAAGGACTGGCAGACAAAAAACTGCTGGCTACTTTCCATAAAGAATCTCTGTCAGAGGTTCTGGACATTCTATCCAAAACATTACAGGTAAAGGCCGTACAAAAAGATAGCCTTGTAGAAATTTATTAG
- a CDS encoding sensor histidine kinase, protein MIFSDLLIIGTAVMLLLSILVIVLVIFQQKQVIQHKLVIRDKDLQLQKERLMAILQGQEQERKRIAEDLHDEVGAQLSVLKLNLNQLQPLLKTGNGETEQLKETKDFTDTIIQHLRFISQSLHPQALENLGLSKALDSFCNLMNKNKQVRIAFKDEGSPLHVDIEKALNIYRVVQELINNILKHAQATHIEITYRCSTNALVINVVDNGNGLLLRSLDNSRQKTGSLGLKNIESRLNVIGGTINYFPGIDSGTNAEIRVENYQSAEE, encoded by the coding sequence ATGATCTTTTCAGACCTGCTTATTATCGGGACCGCAGTGATGTTGCTACTTAGTATCCTGGTGATCGTACTCGTAATCTTTCAGCAGAAACAGGTAATTCAGCACAAGCTGGTCATCCGTGATAAAGACCTCCAATTACAAAAAGAGAGGTTAATGGCTATTCTACAAGGTCAGGAACAGGAACGGAAACGCATAGCAGAAGATCTGCATGATGAAGTGGGGGCGCAGTTGTCCGTACTTAAACTCAATCTAAACCAGCTGCAACCATTATTGAAAACCGGAAATGGAGAAACGGAGCAGTTAAAGGAAACCAAAGACTTTACTGATACGATCATTCAGCATCTCCGCTTCATCTCTCAAAGCCTTCATCCCCAGGCTCTTGAAAATCTGGGCCTTTCCAAAGCCCTTGACTCATTCTGTAACCTGATGAATAAAAATAAACAGGTCAGGATAGCTTTCAAGGACGAAGGAAGCCCGCTCCACGTCGACATTGAAAAAGCTTTAAATATCTATCGCGTTGTACAGGAACTCATCAACAACATTCTGAAACATGCCCAGGCTACCCATATAGAAATAACCTATCGATGTAGCACAAACGCTCTGGTAATCAACGTAGTGGACAATGGCAACGGCCTTTTGCTCCGCTCACTGGATAATTCCCGTCAGAAAACCGGCAGCCTGGGGCTCAAGAATATTGAAAGCCGCCTCAACGTTATTGGCGGCACAATCAACTACTTTCCCGGCATAGATAGTGGCACTAACGCTGAAATAAGAGTGGAAAATTATCAAAGCGCTGAGGAATAA
- a CDS encoding sodium:solute symporter, whose translation MSVADWIVLVVTLVGIVLYGIWKSRGQRDMQGYFLDNQSMPWYIVLLSIIGTQASAVTFLSAPGQAYTDGMRFVQYYFGLPLAMVVLCITFVPIFHKLKVFTAYEYLEQRFDLKTRTLTSALFLVQRALSTGISIYAPSIILSSLLGWNIYLTNIIMGGLLIIYTVSGGTRAVSYTQTFQLVIIFAAMFLAGWMVVHLLPADIGFKEALQVSGKMDKLNVIVTDFDWKDRYNIWSGLIGGFFLALSYFGTDQSQVGRYLTARSVTESRLGLLMNGLVKVPMQFLILLIGAMVFVFYLYFRAPVFFNQAQIKKVYNSEEGVAFKAVEDKYKQLATIKEQQVREMAAAIKTGDEQVIAAKKAALKETDVRSTATREEAIALIKKADPAADTNDTNYIFLHFVVNNLPKGLVGLLIAIIFLAAWGSIAAALNSLASTTVIDIYQRMFKKEETDAHYLSVSRWWTVFWGLFCIVVAQFASQLGSLIEAVNILGSLFYGVILGIFLVAFYCKRIGGSATFWAAIVSEIGVIVVYLLNIVSFLWLNAIGCFLVIIIAALFQLIAGKREELGIRN comes from the coding sequence ATGAGCGTAGCAGATTGGATTGTACTGGTCGTCACACTGGTTGGAATTGTTTTATATGGCATCTGGAAAAGTCGCGGACAACGCGACATGCAGGGATATTTTCTCGACAACCAGTCTATGCCCTGGTACATTGTATTATTATCTATTATCGGTACACAGGCAAGTGCTGTGACCTTCCTTTCTGCGCCCGGTCAGGCTTATACTGACGGAATGCGTTTCGTGCAATATTACTTTGGTTTGCCTTTGGCCATGGTGGTGCTGTGTATCACCTTTGTACCCATCTTTCATAAGCTGAAAGTATTCACGGCTTACGAATATCTCGAACAGCGTTTTGATCTGAAAACCCGTACGCTCACCTCCGCATTATTCCTGGTGCAGCGTGCGCTTTCTACAGGGATCAGTATCTATGCGCCTTCTATTATATTATCCTCTCTCCTGGGCTGGAATATTTATCTGACAAATATTATCATGGGCGGACTGCTGATCATTTACACTGTTTCCGGAGGAACCAGGGCGGTGAGTTATACGCAGACGTTCCAGCTGGTGATCATATTCGCAGCGATGTTCCTGGCAGGGTGGATGGTTGTGCACCTATTGCCGGCTGATATTGGCTTTAAAGAAGCCTTACAGGTATCCGGGAAGATGGATAAACTGAATGTGATCGTAACAGATTTTGACTGGAAAGACCGGTATAATATCTGGAGCGGATTGATCGGCGGTTTCTTCCTGGCCTTGTCTTATTTCGGAACAGACCAGTCACAGGTAGGGCGTTATCTCACCGCACGGTCTGTGACAGAAAGTCGTCTGGGCCTGTTAATGAATGGCCTGGTAAAAGTGCCTATGCAGTTCCTGATACTGCTGATTGGAGCGATGGTGTTTGTGTTTTACCTGTATTTCAGGGCGCCGGTGTTCTTTAACCAGGCACAGATAAAGAAGGTATATAACTCGGAAGAAGGTGTTGCTTTCAAGGCGGTGGAGGATAAATATAAACAACTTGCGACGATCAAGGAGCAGCAGGTAAGAGAAATGGCAGCTGCCATCAAAACCGGTGATGAACAGGTGATTGCAGCGAAGAAAGCGGCTTTGAAAGAGACCGATGTACGCTCAACGGCCACCCGTGAGGAAGCGATTGCTTTGATTAAAAAGGCAGATCCGGCGGCGGATACGAATGATACGAACTATATTTTCCTGCATTTTGTGGTGAACAATCTGCCTAAAGGACTGGTAGGATTGCTGATTGCTATTATTTTCCTGGCAGCATGGGGCAGTATTGCGGCGGCATTGAACTCGCTGGCTTCTACTACCGTGATAGATATTTATCAGCGGATGTTTAAGAAAGAGGAGACGGATGCACATTATTTGTCCGTGTCCCGATGGTGGACGGTATTCTGGGGGCTTTTCTGTATTGTGGTGGCACAGTTTGCGAGTCAGCTGGGTAGTTTGATAGAGGCGGTGAATATCCTGGGCTCATTGTTCTATGGTGTGATCCTCGGTATTTTCCTGGTGGCATTTTACTGTAAGCGGATTGGCGGTAGCGCTACATTCTGGGCGGCGATTGTTTCAGAGATAGGAGTGATTGTGGTCTATCTGCTGAATATAGTGTCTTTCCTCTGGTTAAATGCGATCGGCTGTTTCCTGGTGATTATTATCGCGGCCTTGTTCCAGTTGATAGCGGGGAAGAGGGAAGAATTAGGAATTAGGAATTAG